In the Arachis ipaensis cultivar K30076 chromosome B04, Araip1.1, whole genome shotgun sequence genome, gaaaatacttgaaatcatagaaaaacacacaaactcatagtaaagtccagaaatgtgaatttagcataaaaactaatgaaaacatccctaaaagtaaccagattctactaaaaacatactaaaaacagtgccaaaaagagtataaattatccgctcatcagaagcataggccttcctatccactgatgctcaaagccttgggatcctttttatttgcccttgccttctggttttaagggttattggctttttgctattgcctcttggttttaagagcttttggctttttctgcttgctttttctttctattttttttcgcctatatattttttttctcttttttttctacaagctttgttctttgctgctttttcttgcttcaagaatcatttttatgatttttcagattatcaaataacatgtctcctagtcatcattctttcaagagccgacatatttaacattcttaaacaacaacttcaaaagacatatgcactgttcaagcattcattcagaaaataagaagcattgtcaccacatcaatataattaaactaagttcaaggataaattcgaaacccatgtacttcttgttcttttgaattaaaacatttttcatttaagagaggtgatggattcataggacattcataactttaagacaaagttactaactactaatgatcatgtaatgaagacacaaacatagataagcacataacatagaacaattctggcattcagcgcccagatgatgcccattttgggcgttcagcgccagaaccaggcaggtgcttcctccagggtgtgatttttcttctgctgtttttgattccattttcaatttttatatttattttgtgactccacatgatcatgaacctataaagacatataactaagaaaaatatagttagataaataaaaattgggttgcctcccaacaagcgcttctttaatgtcaatagcttgacagtgggctctgatggagcctcacagatgttcagagcattgttgagactctccaacaccaaacttagagtttgactgtgggggctctggttgactctgttttgagagaagctttttatgcttcctctccatggatgcagagagagatccttgagttgtaaacacaaggttgacctcatttatttgaaggatcaattctcctctatccacatcaatcacaactcttactgtggctaggaaaggtcttcctaggatgatagattcatcctcttcctttccagtatccaggactatgaaatcagcagggatgtaaaggccttcaacctttactaacacgtcctctacttgtccataagcctgtttcttgaattgtctaccatctctaatgagattttagcagcttgcaccccatagattcccagtttctctattacagagaggggcagatggagatacttcttccatgtaaattgggattaggtgcagtaaagtcaccaagcatcctccttgcattattattattttcggctgccatctcctcttcctgttcgaaaatttctgaaaggttatctctggattgttgtaatttagcttctcttagtttcctcttcagagtcctttcaggttctggatctgcttcaacaagaatattcttgtccttgctcctgctcatatgacaaagaagagggcacagaaaaaataataataatagggatcctttttactcaagtatagaggttccctttaggtgagtggaagaaaaggagaagaaaagagagagagggaattttcgaaaattgtttttgaaaaatggttagtgattttcgaaaatagtttttgaaaaagattagtgattttttttcgaaaattaaaataaaaaattaaaataattagttaattaaaaagaatttttgaaaaagagggaagatattttcgaaaattagagagagagagttagttaggtagttttgaaaaagataggaaacaaacaaaaagttagttagttagttgaaacaaaatttgaaaatcaatttttgaaaagataagaagataagaagttagagaagatattttaaaaatcaaattttgaaaaagataagataagaagatatttttgaaaagatatgattgaaattagtttttttgaaaaaagatttgatttttaaaatcacaattaatgacttgattcacaagaaatcacaagatatgattctagaacttaaagtttgaatctttcttaacaagtaagtaataaacttgaaatttttgaatcaaaacattaattgttattgttattttcgaaaatttgatataaaaataagaaaaatatttttgaaaaatatttttataattttcgaaaataactaagaaaaatgaaaaagatttgatttttgaaaaggattttgaaaaagataagatttttgaattgaaaatttgatttgactcataaaaaataattgaattttaaaaatttttgaaaaagtcaaatctaattttcgaaattttgagagagaaaaagggaaatatatttttttttatttttgaatttttatgatgagagagaaaaacaagaaaaatgatgcaatgcatgaaagttatggatcaaaacaatgaatgcatgcaagaatgctatgaatgtcaagatgaatcaccaagaacactatgaaaacatgatgaacatcaagaacatatttttgaaaattttatatgcaaagaaaatatgcaagacaccaaacttagaaatctttcatgtttagactctatgaatgcaaaaatgcatatgaaaaacaagaaaagacacaaaacatgcaaatgcaaagatcaaacaagaagacttaccaagaacaacttgaagatcatgaagaacactatgaatgcatgagttttcgaaaaatgcaagatgcacatgcaattgacaccaaacttataacatgactcaaaactcaaacaagaaacacaaaatattttttatttttttttatgattttatgatttttttgtattttcttttaatttttcgaaaatcattttgaaaaagaaaaataaggattccaaaatttttaatatgaattccaagaatcttatgctctttagtctaaagctccaatcaaagggtcaggcatggcttaatagccagccaagctttagcatgtaacaggTAGATCATGAACAGTAGTAGGTGGATTAgcaccaactagcttgctcttgataacaaattggaagcctcagtccaaatgaatttagacatggctttacagccagccaggctttagcatgcttcatgaaacactagaatttatgcttaaaaattttgaataaaattataaaatatttgaaaacatttttattttaaaattttttcgaaaacaaaggagaaaattttgaaagatttttgaaaattttttgaaaaaaacttggtgcgcagaaattgtgattacaccttgattatgtaaaattcattgctctttctttccctggtaatggcgccaaaaacatgatgccaataccatggttcacaacttcgcacaactaaccagcaagtgcactgggtcgttcaagtaataccttacgtgagtaagggtcgaatcccacggagattgttggtatgaagcaagctatggtcaccttgtaaatctcagtcaggcggatataaaatagtaatggggttttcaaaaataattaataaaatagggatagaaatacttatgtaaatcattggtgagaatttcagataagcgcatagagatgctttcgttcctctgaacctctgctttcctgctgtcttcatccaatcagtcttactcctttccatggctggctttatgtaatgcatcaccattgtcaacgactactttcggtcttctctcggaaaaatgatccaaatgccctgtcacggcacggctaatcgtttggaggcatcacccttgtcaatggttacatcctatcctctcagtgaaaatggtcaacgcaccctgtcacggcacggctattcatctgtcggttctcgattatgctggaataggatttactatccttttgcgtctgtcactacgcccagcaatcgcgagtttgaagctcgtcacagtcattcaatcattgaatcctactcggaataccacagacaaggtttagacttttcggattctcttgaatgccgccatcattctagcttacaccacgaagattccgattaagagatctaagagatactcattcaatctaatgtagaatggaagtggttgtcaggcacgcgttcatagggaatgatgatgattgtcacgttcatcacattcagattgaagtgcgaatgaatatcttggaagccaaataagatgaattgaatagaaaacagtagtactttgcattaatctttgaggaacagcagagctccacaccttaatctatggactgtagaaactctaccgttgaaaatacataagtgaaaggtccaggcatggccgagaggcgaacccccaaaacgtgatcacaggatcaaaatacaatccaggatgtctaatataatagtaaaaggtcctatttataataaactagctactagggtttacagaagtaagtaattgatgcataaatccacttccggggcccacttggtgtgtgcttgggctgagcttgagtgttgcacgtgtagaggttcttcttggagttgaacgccaccttttgtgccattttgggcgttgaactccactttgcaacttgtttctggcgctggacgccagaattgggcagaaagctggcgttgaacaccagtttgcatcatctaaacttgaaaaaagtatggactattatatattgctggaaagccctagatgtctactttccaatgcaattggaagcacgccatttcgagttttgtagctccagaaaatctattttgagtgcagggaggtcagaatccaacagcatcagcagtccttcttcaacctctgaatctgatttttgctcaagtccctcaatttcagccagaaaatacctgaaatcacagaaaaacacacaaactcatagtaaagtccagaaatgtgaatttaacataaaaactaatgaaaacatccctaaaagttaccagattctactaaaaacatactaaaaacaatgtcaaaaagcgtataaattatccgctcatcaacgatcTGGCCATCACGGACAGTCTTGAAAGCTCCCATCATAGACACGTCCGCTCCAGGCGCCAACACCAAATCCTGAGCTTTCATCGTCTCCTCGGTAGCAGCAATAGCTTCCTTCACATCAGCAAGCAACACAGTCTTCTCCTCTTTTAAACCCACAACCTCCGCTTTCAAACTGGCCACCTCATCCTTCAGAGTACCAACATCGGCCAAAAGCACGGCTGCTTAGGACTCGGCATCTGAAGCCTTCCTCCGCTCTTTCCCAAGTTGAGACAAAAGAGAAGTCTCAACCTCGGAAAGGCGAAGGATCTCAGCACCAGACTCCTCGGATGACTTCACTGCCCGCTCCCTCGCCGACTCGGCATCCGCAAGCAACCCCTTCAATCTCGCCACCTCGGCCTGAGATTGACGAAATTTCTTGTCCAGAAGGCCCACCTGAGCCATCACAGGCTCGGCCTTCCGAACAATCACAGCAGAACGAAGAAGGGAACGGTAAAGGGACTTAGCCTGAAAAGTCACATCACATTCACGGAAGAAATCCTCCATGCCGGGCATAAGGTACTCATCGATGAAGGCCGGAGCGTCAAAATGACGATCCATCACTGACGGGACCACACCCTCCCCCTCCACCAAATTCTCACTATCAACATCCTCTGACCGCTTTCGCTTCCGGGAAGCACCCTCCGGCGACACCACCACCACATCATCATCAACCTCCACACCCCGACCTGACCCTTCGGTGCCACCTTCAGTCAACGCCAGATCCTCAGAGACAGTTCTCGTATCATCAGAAGGTCGTGAGGTCGGAGTGGAGGGAGTACCGCTAGAAGGAGTCCCCTGAGACAACTGAGCCTTCAACCTTGCAAGAGTCGTCAAACCCCCAGCCATCTTAACTGCAAGAAAgattaaaagaagaaaaagcataaGTACCCAACTCGGAAccacaagaaaaaaaagagagaagtggAAACAAAACACAGATCACATCCCTAGGATTAAGAGGACGCTCCCCAAACAACTGCCACAAGACGAGGGCGACATCCCGGTCTTTCGCAGTCAAAAACTCCTGCGTCACCCGGGTGAGAACAGACAGCCCCCACCACAAAATTCCAATATGTGGGGAACCGCCGCTCACCCTCCAACGTCAGCCAGAACGGATGATGCCCCTTTGTAGGATGGACCTTGAAATACCCACTCTTAAACCCATAAAAAGAATCTTCATACAAGCCGAATACCTGACGATGAGGCTGAGCCCTAAAAGACATATACCCCTTCTTGTGCTTTCCCTCCTTGGAAGGAAAGGTGCacaagaagaggaaaaggaatACATTCACGGACACCGGAAGCTCCAGAAACTCGCACATGAGCTCAAAAGTCCGGATCGCCGCCCAACTATTCGGATGCAGCTGGGACGGCGCCACGGAACATTGGCTCAACAACTGTTGAACGATAGGGAAAAAGGGCAGCCGCACGCCAAGACAGGTGAACATTGCCTCGTACACCCATAACCAATCCGGAACGGTCGGCGAGTCCAAGTTAGTATAACAAACCCTCTCGTAAACCCCCGGAACGGAAAACTCATAATGATGCTCGGCGTCACCACCCCGCAAACAGCCCCCTCATCACGAAGTCGTTGGAGGTCCGcctccgtcatccgcgacggTGTCCCCCACACATCACTGGTTACCCAGGAGTAAAGGAAAGGGACGCCCCCGCTGGTATCACCGGAGCCCTCACACCCTCGGTCCTCCGACGCGCTATACCTAAAACATCGATGAGCACCGCCATCAGCCTAAACCACATGGCAGAAAACGGCGAGGGAAAACTAAAGCAAATACCACTACCTACTACCAACTACACAGTGGTGCTCATCCCCCCTACGAAACCCATCACCCAAAAGAACAGAAACACCATACACAAAAAAGACAACCCCAATCCACACTAAAAACACAGAAATGCAAAGCAGACAGGAATagaatgactgtaaaataaacaaagaaaaaagaaggcTAACCTGATAATGCGAAGCGAAAGCCTGAAGAATGCTGGAACAGAAGAGCAGGAACACAACCAGAAACACAGAACAGCACCAGAATAGAGGGAAAGTACTCTTGAAAGCTTAGAACCAGAAAAAgcaacaaggaaaagaaaaatgggAACCAAAATGATTTTTAAACCCAAAGAAGAAAGACGAAAATACCCCAAAGAATAAACAAAACGCAGAAGGGCAAAAAGGAGAAATTTTCCCTTGCAATAAATGCTCCTTCGGGAAACCAAAAAGCATGTCTCGAAAAATTAAACGAGCGCAAGAAAACGGAAGGTTCGCACCAAACGAACGGCACGGAAGACGAACCAAGCCCAAAACATGAAAACTACTACCAGGGCGCCGACCCGCACAAAAAACGACATCTACCGAACGTTCCGATGAAACGACTAAGCGACCAAAACCATACCTCTCAGCGACAGAGACCGACCTCGATCGTCCTCCCGCTgtgggggcaactgttacggatccaacCCACAGATTCTACACCCGGAATAACTCCGGACCCAGTCGCCCAGATCCAAAACCCTCTCCGCCACTCAAAGGGCCCAAAACCAGCCCGATAAGAACTCCTAActaactttcgaattcaaatgtctcccttatcttagccaaacaagataagatatgaTATTCACCACCATCTATAAATAAAGGACTctagtccctccaggtattcattcactcctcacaccttatacctctcagatccattctgacttgagcgtcggagtgtctttgcaggtacctccccttATCGCTCCAATCTAGTGATCTGGCATCAGCCTCgacccgcaagttctcgatccatcccTCAACCCGTACTAAAAACATCTCGTACAaccatattttttaaaaagtttataTTTTCGTAATgttattacaaattaaaatattaatatatatacTAAATCGAATTCACTCAAAATGATTTACTATAATCTAATTTAAATCCAATCAATTTAAATTACTATAAACACATACCATAAATTTActttaaaagttaaaataattggTTTTAATTTATTATAGATGGATTATCACTAAAATAACTAAATCGAATTTAATCAATTCAaattaaatcaattcaaattaaataattggCACTTAATATTTCTGCCTTTAGGGGATTAACATAAAATTGATTGTGATCTAGTGTTTTTTTACGTGAattgccctttttttttttttcatttttcccaaAATAGTGAAATACCCTGTTCCTCTCGCTCTCGCTCTCGCCCGCTTCTCCCATCCCATCAGTTCTCGCCACAACCAAAGGAACCCTCTCTGCTCACGCCATCGCCAAAGTCGCTTTTTACTCTCTAAACTGCCTTCCCTTCTCTTCTTGCTCAATTAAGTAGCTTCTTCCTTCAATCTCATACGAATTCTTTTATGCTTCTATAATTCCATCTTTTTTGTTTGTTGTTCTCTGTTATCACTCGTCATTCATCAACCAACATGTTTAACTCCCACCGTTACAAACCCCTTATCTATCTAAACCTAAAAGTTCTATTCCAAAGAACACAACCACACATGTTCTGCACTTCACAATCACACTCTTTGACGGTTTCATACCTCATCAATAACCTTGGCTTCACCCCACAATCTGCTCTAAACGCATCAAAACGGCATCGTTTCAAGACCCCACACAAGGCAGACTTAATCATCGCATTCTTCAAGACCCATGGATTCTCCCATTCCCAAATCGCTTCCATTGTTGCTAAGCTACCTAAGATACTTTCAGCCAATCCGGAAAGAATCCTGCCAAAGTTTCAATTTCTGGCCTCCAAAGGTGCTTCCACCGATGACATTGTTCTGCTAGCCACTAGGAACCCTAGATTCTTGCATTCGAGCCTCAAGAACAACATAATCCCTACTTATGGAATGATGAACACCTTCTTTGAATCCGATCAGAAAACGCTCCGTTGCATTGCTTCTTTCCCTGCTTTGTTCATGGAGCCTCGCTTGCCAAAAAATGTCAAGTTGTTGGCTGATGCAGGAGTATCTAACTCCGCAATCCGCCATTTGTATCGTACCAGAGTGTCCGTGCTCTTTTCTTCTGATTTGAGGAAGCCTGTGGATGAAGTAAAGGAATTAGGGTTTGATCCGTCATCGGTTAAATTCGCCATAGCTTTGCTAGCCAAGAAGACTATACGGAAATCACTGTGGGATGCGAAAGTCGATATCTTGAAGAGCTGGGGTTGGTCTAAAGAAACAACGTCCCAAGCATTCAGGAGGAACCCTTTATGTATGCTATCATCTAAGGATAAGATTAATGAGGTGATGAAACTTTGGGTCAATCAATTAGGTTGGGACCCTTTGAGTCTTGCCAAGATTCCATGGCTTTTTGGATATAATTTGGAGAGAAGGATTATTCCAAGGGCTTTTGTTCTCCAGTATTTACTTTCAAGAGGTCTGAGAAACAAGAATGATGATTTAAGTACCCCATTTTATGTTTCTGAAGAGTTGTTCTTTAACAAGTTTGTGGAATGTTTTACCAAGGAAAGGTCTCAACTACGTAAGATATACTATGAGAAAAAAGGATGTTCATGATAATAGGCAATGAGATCTATGGCATTTTTCCTTTATCAAGTATCAACTAGTTTTAAACcttattcttttttcttcatCCATTGTTAACTCTCCCTCTGTCTAAATTGTGACTAATTTGACCGATATGGTTTATTTATTTCCGCCGCATTTCATTGCTTGTTGATTGTTGTCATTCTTCAATTCCCTTCATAGTCATGATGTGTATCAACTACTTGGTGTTTAATAAATGATTGATGCATAAGTACAAATTCTTAACATGGACTGATAGGCTGACACACAACTTTGGTGCATCGCCTGAAATTTGTAGATACAAATACAAGTAGGTGGGAGTAAAAATCAGAGAAGAAACAGTAAAATGGAGAGAAGAGAGATAGAGACATAAGTGAGATGTTGATGGGTGGTTTAACTAGGATTTGTTCACATAGTTTCTGATTTCTCTTGTTTGTTTGTAACCTAGCTGATATGTGGATGCTGCTGTTGCTGCTGCCTTCCCTTGCAATATTATCTTCCAATTTTCATATTAGTGATATCTCATTGAAAGGATCTAGTACTTGGTTCTACTCAAATCTCTATTTTAGGTGTAGATAAGTTCATTGAGCTTAGATATGACTATGAGTCATGTATTGATGACCAAGTGAAAGCAAAGTTTGATTGATTGAATAATTGTTCATTCATCATCATATGTTTACCTATATATGGTGTGAGTCACGACAGCTTCTGGGCACAGCATAAGCATGGTAGTTCAGGTAGCAGCCTCGCAGTCTACTTACTACTTGCTTGAGATGGATAACTGTATATGAGATAAATACAGATCAGGATCTTTCTTCTGATTTTCTGTTTTGAGTTCCTTTACTAGACTTGTAATTTTTTATAAAGAAGAAACTTAGCTTGCTTTTCCCTTTGGATCTGTTCTGTGTTTTTTAGGTCAATTTGGTATTCCCAATCCATCTAGTAGAACAAGATTTAATTGTTGTTTTTATTCATTCTCTAACACTCTTTAGTAAATATTTTTATCTACGAGGAAGATGCTTCTCCGTGATTCAAGGGAAAGTTTTGTCCTTATTTGCAGTATGATCATAATTCATTTGAATAACATAGGGTATAAGTTTTGCCGTTGGTGaaaaaatggaaaacaaaaacTTAAGCTAATTCTGAGTGTGGCATTCTGGTAGAATCATAGGAGCCACAAAGATTTACTTCTTAGATTTGTTTATTTATAAGGTGATGTTAGATGTTGGTATAAGGGTTAAAAATTAATGCTAAGGCTGTCTCGTTTGATTCTATAACTTGCTTTTATTGATTCTACTAATTAGTTTATTCAGTTATTAGTTCAGCTTTCTGAATTGTGAATTCTATTTGAGGTTATGGATATAAAAGAAACTTGTCTCAGTTGCTTTATTCAGATTTGAGTTAATACTTCTCTTTGGGTTTGGAATGAAGGGTGGATGATAGCCCAATTTGGTGTTTATCCAAATTGACTCTAACAGTTGCTTGCTTGCTTCGAATAAACATCATTACAAAGTAAACCAACATGGGGTTGAGGCATGTGAATATGTGATGTAGTGGCGAAGCTGTTTGCCTCAAACTAAACCACACCAAGTTTGGGTTCTAGCCGTGGCTACTGGCTAGGTTAGTGTGTTTGAGTGAGTAAATGTGTATgtatgaccaaaaaaaaaaaaaaaaactaaacaaacttgagtaaaaaataactaaacaaaCTTGAGTTGGTCTAGTGATTAATTAAAAGTTAGAATCCAATGTACTCTGACAtattagtgtgtgtttggattagagTTGGTCAAATTGAAGTTTGAATAAAAgtgatatattaaaaaaataagatattgacaaaactaaaaagaaaaacatCGTTACAAAGTATAATGTAATATATTGACAAAAAATAAGATAATGTAATATAATAATAGAATTATCATAATCGAGTAAATTcctgttttatttttttccctAAACTCcaaaagttttaatttttgactaaataATTCTCTaaagataataaataatattGTAGCTCCTTAAAAATTAACTTCCTCTAAAAATAAGTGGCAATAATTTGTGTActtaatttgttttgtttttgtgaaatatttaaataattatttaaatggtatataaaagaaaattaagacaAAATTGGATTTGGGTTTTATCCCCTTCTCCACCCTCTCCTCCCCCCTCCCCccgtttttttatattttattttttgaacttTGGTtatttgcataaaaaaataaatttttattttatattttttgaattttggcTATTTgcatgaaaaaaatataaaaacaattGCCACTCGTCGCCAAAAGTTTTCTAAGCATAAAAGATCTTTTATTTTTAGCATGTTTATAAAAAATTTAcgtcaacaaattttttttttaaatttacctTTTTTATATTTGATGTATTTTGTTAGAGAGATTGAAATCGGAACCCATTCTCACCTCTCTTCCATTTCAGCATGTTTGTGATGAATGGGAAAGGAAGGAGGCTGAGTTGCATTATTTATGTGTTGGGCCATGGGTCCGGTTTGGGTCCGATCCAATTGGTTTGGCCTGACGGTCCAATTTtgagccaaattctttaaaattagtgtcaaaattcatattttaattaatcctacctcattaaactataaaattctattttataatttcttgcattattaattaatttattagctaattatttattaattactcGGGGTTTATAGAAGGCAACCCATGCTCTACAGTCTACATGGTAGAATTGGCCTAAAACTAataatctatttattatttaggttgagtttggataaacaacttaattaaactcttttagaaaaaaaaaaaaacttaaaacataaagatttttgttaaaaacagtttaaaaataagttattttgtatttgaatttttagttatAGAAATACTTGTTAATAAATGAGAATAATAAAACAGCTTTTGAGAATgagaaaatcatattttttttaacctcttcaaaaatttttaaataaccttttgaaaagttaaaattatcttttaaaaattatatcaaataatattaatgtgattttttataattaaaaaaaaagataatttttgcCACTTTTCATACGGACTCTTAATGCAATCAAGTATCATACTAAATTATTCGGTTcaattgaaataattaaaatcCAATTACTTGATTAGTTTGgtttaaagtaaaaaaattagTGACAAATGAATCGACGAAGATTTGTAAACTAATTAAACCGTCTTATTATTTAGGAGCAAACTGGttgaaaatttattaaaaatgtatttgaaaataaattttctaaataaatgttgttttattatattaaatttaacaGAACTTCTAGAACTTTAAATATTTAGTTTTATTAGGTTAATGACCCGTTTAGTATTCAAAActttaaaatgatatttttaaagaatttaattttgatacactgtcAATGTAAAGTGTAAAGTAGTTTTATTACATGCATTTAATTATGTAATGTTAtatcagtaaaaataattatgTTTCACATTTACTACGTAAATGATCATTCAAAAGAACGAATGTAATTGCACGATTATATAAAATGCTTTACActatcagtgcatcaaaattaaactcatttttaaatataaaaaatttaactatAACAATT is a window encoding:
- the LOC107639065 gene encoding uncharacterized protein LOC107639065, whose amino-acid sequence is MFCTSQSHSLTVSYLINNLGFTPQSALNASKRHRFKTPHKADLIIAFFKTHGFSHSQIASIVAKLPKILSANPERILPKFQFLASKGASTDDIVLLATRNPRFLHSSLKNNIIPTYGMMNTFFESDQKTLRCIASFPALFMEPRLPKNVKLLADAGVSNSAIRHLYRTRVSVLFSSDLRKPVDEVKELGFDPSSVKFAIALLAKKTIRKSLWDAKVDILKSWGWSKETTSQAFRRNPLCMLSSKDKINEVMKLWVNQLGWDPLSLAKIPWLFGYNLERRIIPRAFVLQYLLSRGLRNKNDDLSTPFYVSEELFFNKFVECFTKERSQLRKIYYEKKGCS